Below is a window of Nocardioides sp. S-1144 DNA.
TCGGGTTGTGGTCACCGCTGGCGCGGGCGTAGGCCACGAGGTCGTCGCGGGTGATCGTGAACGTGCGTGCGGCCAGCTCGCCCGCCGGGAGCGCGGCGCCCATCAGGCGTTCCCGCGGTGGACGAGGGTGGCGCTGCCGGTGCAGACCAGGGCGCCGGCGGCGTCGGTGACCCGGCTGGTGGTGCCGATGATGTCGTTGCCGCCGATCTGGCGCAGCGTGGCGACGGTGAGCGCGACGGTGAGGACGTCGCCGGGCACGACCGGCCGCTCGTGGGCGAAGCGCTGCTCCCCGTGCACGATGCGCGCGAGGTCGAGCGCCTCGGCCTCCAGGAACCCCATCATCGCGTCGAAGGCGGGGACGATGGGATAGGTCGCGGGGGCGGGGCCGCCGTCGTAGCGGCCGCCGGTGGCCTCGACGAAGGCACGGACCGAGGGCTCGGTGACCTCGTGCGGCGGGGCGGGCGGGTACGAGCGCCCGACGATGGTGGCGTCCACGGAGTCGACGTTAACGCAGACGAGCCCGCCTCCGGGATCCGGGGCGGGCTCGATCGGCGCCGGCGCGGGCCGGTGCCAGGTGGTGCGGGACGACCAGCGTCAGCGGGTCTCGCGGTGCGCGGTGTGCTTGCGGCAGCGCGGGCAGAACTTCGCGAGCTCGAGCCGGTCGGGGTCGTTGCGGCGGTTCTTCTTGGTGATGTAGTTGCGCTCCTTGCATTCCACGCACGCGAGCGTGATCTTGGGGCGAACGTCGGAGCTCTTGCTGGCCACGGTGGATCCTCTGTCGAAGGGTGCTGAACGCTGGTCGGTCGTGCTGGGTAGCGGGAGCGGGACTCGAACCCGCGACACCACGATTATGAGTCGTGTGCTCTAACCACCTGAGCTACCCCGCCAAGAGTACGAGAGCCCCTTTACGGAATCGAACCGTAGACCTTCTCCTTACCATGGAGACGCTCTGCCGACTGAGCTAAAGGGGCAACGACGCAGAACGATACACACGGTCCGATGAAGCACGAAATCGGGTCCGGTGGCACCGCGCGGCGGTGGGATCACCCTCCCACAGACCCCCCGATCCGAGCGAAGGGGGATGCCTCCTCGAGCTCGTAGGCCAGCTCGAGGAGCACGGCCTCGTGACCGGCCGCGGCACCGAACATCATCCCCACCGGGAGCCCCTGCGCCGACGTCGCCAGGGGCAGGGAGATCGCCGGCTCGCCGGTCGCGTTCTGGAGCGGCGTGAAGGCCACCCACGTCGTCAGCCGGTCGATGACGGTCTCGTAGGGCTGGGTCGGGTCGAGGTGCCCGACCAGCGGCGTCTCGTGGGCCAGCGTCGGCGTCAGGGTGACGTCGTGCGCCTCGTGGTGGCGGGCCAGGAGGACCGAGGAGCGGCGCAGCCGGCGCACCGCGCCGGGCAGGCGGTGCAGGTTGCGGGTCGCGTGCCGGGCCAGCCCGCGGGTGAGGTGGTCGAGGCGGTCGGGGTCCCAGGAGCGGCCGTGCTGACGCCGTCCGGTGCGGAGCAGGACGAGGGCGAGCGAGGCCCAGTAGAGCAGGAAGTCGTCGCGGAAGCCGGGCGGCGTCGGCGCCTCGACCTCCTCGACGTGGTGGCCGAGCTCCTCGAGGAGGACGGCGGTGCGCAGGGTGAGCTCGCGCACCTCGGGGCTGGCCCCGACACCTCCGGCCCCGGAGGTGTTGAGGGCGACGCGGAGCCGCTTGCGGCCCGGGCGGGTGAGATCCCCCACAGGCGGCAGCGAGAGGTTGCGGTAGACGTGCTCGGCCTCGCGGAGGAACGCGGCCGTGTCGCGCACCGAGCGGGTCAGCACGCCGTCCGAGACGATCCGGACGGGCATCTCGCGCAGCGCCCGGTCCTGGGCCAGCCGGCCGCGGGTCGGCTTGAGCCCGACGAGCCCGTTGACGGCGGCCGGGATGCGGATCGACCCGCCGCCGTCGTTCGCGTGGGCGATCGGGAGGGCGCCGGAGGCGACGAGGGCGGCCGAGCCCGCCGAGGACGCCCCGGCCACGTGCTCGGTCGACCACGGCGAGCGGACGGCGCCCAGCCGGGGGTGCTCGGCCGCCGCCGAGAAGCCGAACTCCGACAGCTGGCTCTTGCCGAGCGACAGCAGGCCGGTGGCGAGGTACATCCGCGCGAAGTCGCCGTCGGCCGGGGCCGGGCGCGCGACCCAGGCGTCGGTGCCCTCGCGGGTCGGCATCCCGGCGACGTCGACGTTGTCCTTGACGACGGTCGGGACGCCGGCGAAGAAGCCGCCACGGGGGTCGCGGGCCTCCACCCGCGCCCGGTCGTAGGCGGTGAAGGCCATCGCGCCGAGGAGCGGGTCGACCCGCTCGACCCGCCGGATCGCCGCCTCGACCACCTCGGGCACCGACACCGCGCCCTCGTGGAGGGCGGCGACGAGGCCGACCGCGTCGTGGTCGCCGAGGGCGTCGTCGTCGTGCGCGCTGACCTGGGTCATGCGTGGTGACGGTAGCCGGTGCGGCCCTCCGTCGGGACCGGCCAGCCGGGCGGACCCCGCCGTCCCGGTCGGGACGTGCCGCCGGGCCCGGTCAGCCGGCCCGGCGGAAGCACCCCACCAGGTGCGGGTCGAAGACGCCGGTGGCCTCCATCAGCGCCTGCATCGTGGTCGGGCCGACGAACACGAAGCCCCGCTTCTTCAGGCCCTTCGACAGCGCGACCGACTCGGGCGAGGTGGTCGCCACCGCGGCGGTGTCGGTGGGGGCGGGCGGGTGCTCGGGGGCGAAGGACAGCACGAGGGCCTCGAGGCCGCCGGCCTCGCGCAGGGCCACGGTGGCGCGGGCGTTGGTGACGGCGGCCTCGATCTTGAGGCGGTTGCGGACGATGCGGGCGTCGTCCATCAGGCGCGCCCGGTCGGCGTCGTCGAAGCGCGCGACCGTGTCGGCGTCGAAGCCGCGGAAGACCTCGCGGAAGGCCTCGCGCTTGCGCAGGATCGTCGACCACGACAGCCCCGACTGGAACGCCTCCAGGGTGAGCCGCTCGAGGTGGGCCGCCTCCCCGTGGACCGGCCGTCCCCACTCGTGGTCGTGGTAGTCGCGCATCAGGCCCGGCTGGTCGCCGGCCCACGGGCAGCGGGCGAGGCCGTCGGCGCCGGTCAGGGGTCCCATGCCGGCATCCTGCCCCAGCCCGCCGACAGGCGGCCGGGCCCGCGGGTCAGGAGGCGCCGGCGCGCGCCAGCGGGACGGCGAAGGTGAACGCGCTGCCCCGCCCCGGCGCGCTGGAGACCTCCAGGACGCCGCCCATCAGGGTCACCAGGTTGCGCGAGATCGCCAGCCCGAGCCCGGTGCCGCCGAACTCCCGGGTGATCGAGGAGTCGGCCTGGCGGAACCTCTCGAACACCTGGCCCTGCACCTCCTCGGTCATGCCGATGCCCGTGTCGGTGACGGTGAAGCGGAGGTCGACGGTGTCGGGGCCCTCCCCCTCGGCCTCGACGGCGAGCCCGACCCCGCCGACGTGGGTGAACTTGGTGGCGTTGTCGATGAGGTTGGTGAGCACCTGCGCGATGCGGGCGGCGTCGCCGACCACCCGCCGCGGGACGTCGGGCGCGACCTCGGTGACGAAGTCCAGGCCGCGCTCGTCGAGCGCGCCGCGGACGATCAGGGCGGTGTCCTCGACGACGTCGTGGAGGTCGAAGGCGGCCGCGACGAGCTCGACGCGGCCGGCCTCGACCCGCGAGAAGTCGAGGACGTCGTTGACCAGCCGCAGCAGCCGCTCCCCGGAGCGCCCCATCACCGTCACCAACCGGCGCTGGCGGTCGCTGAGCGTGGTGTCGTCGAGCAGCTCGGCGGCGGCCAGGACGCTCGTGAGCGGCGTCCGGATCTCGTGGCTCATGGTGGCCAGGAAGGCCGACTTGGCGGCGTTGGCGCTCTCGGCGACGCGGCGGGACTCCGCCAGGCTCCGCTCGAGGTCGCGCCGGGCGGTGATGTCCTCGGCGATGCCGTACACCTCGACCATCTCGTCGTCGACGACGATCGGGATGCCGATCACCTCCAGGTCGCCGACCGAGCCGTCGCCGCGCACGAAGCGGGTCTCGAAGATCCGGGTCTCCCCGCCCAGGATGCCGGCGAAGTGGCCCGCCACCTCCTCGACGTCCTCGTCGAGGAGCAGCTCGAGGAAGGAGTGGCCGACCAGCTCGTCGGCGCCGCGGCCGCTGATCCCGAACGCGGCCGGGTTCACCGAGAGGAACCGGCCCTCGAGGTCGAGGGAGAACACCGCGTCCGGGTGCAGGTCCCACAGGGAGCGGAGCCGGGTCTCGGCCAGGCGGAGGTCGCGCTCGGCGCTCACCGACGCTCCCGGAGGCGGACCTGGGGCATCGGGGGCGCGGGGATCGGCGGCCGCGGCTCGCCGGTCGGGACGCCGAAGCGGCCGTCGGCGAGCGTGCTCCCGTCGCCGACCTGCTCCTGCCACTCGCGCCGCGAGGCGACCACCTCCTCGTGGGTGCGGGCCACGAAGTTCCACCACATCACGATCGCCTCGCCGAACGGCGGCCCCCCGAGCAGGAGCAGCCGCACCGGGTCCGGGCCGGCGACGAGGTCGAGCGAGGCCGCACCCGGGGGCAGGTAGACCAGGTCGTGGGCGGCGGCGTCGCGCCCGCCCACGCGCACCGCGCCGGCGTCGACGAGGACGCCGTGCTCGAACGCGGGGTCGACGTCGAGGGTGGTCGCGGCGCCGGGCTCGAGGAGCAGCTCGGCGCCCAGCAGCGGCGTCGCGGTGGGGACCGGCGAGACGACGTCGAGCAGCGCCCCGAGGAAGACGCGCGCCTCGAGGCCCGGGCGGCGCACCGGCGCGGGCGCGTGGTGCACGAAGCCGGGGTCGGCGTCGCGGGCGTGCTCGGGCAGCGCGACCCAGAGCTGCGCGCCGTGCAGGGTCGTCGTCGCCCCCGTCGAGACCTCGGAGTGGCTGATCCCGCGGCCGGCGGTCATCAGGTTGACCTCGCCGGGGCGCACGATCGCGTGGTGGCCGGCGCTGTCGCGGTGCTCGATCTCGCCGGTGAACAGCCAGCTCACCGTCTGCAGACCGGTGTGCGGGTGCGGCGGCACGACCATCCCGCCGCTCTCGGCGACCGGGTCGGGCCCGTAGTGGTCGAGGAAGCACCACGCACCGATCAGGCTGCGGGCGCGCGAGGGCAGCGTGCGTCTCACCGTCATCGCCCGCGGTCCGCCGAGCGGCACCTCGCGCGGCGTCATGACCTCGACGCCCTCCGCGGGACCGGCGGTGCAGGTGACTTCCTCGGGGTGCTCGTCCAGCGTGCTCACGGGATCATCGTGACACCCCGCACCGGCGGGGCCCTCAGCTCTGCTGGATCGGGTCGGTGGCCCGCTTGTGCCCGTGCTCGACGTCCACGCCCGCCGGCCTCGTGACGCCGGCCCTCCCGCCGCCCGGTGCCTGCAGCCGCACGACGACCGACTTCGAGGTCGGGGTGTTGCTGCCCTCGGCCTTCGAGTCGAGCGGGATGAGCGGGTTGGTCTCGGGGTAGTAGGCCGCGGCGCAGCCGATCGGCTGGTCGTAGGCCACAATGCGGAACGCCGGCGCGGTGCGCTCCGAGCCGTCGTCCCACTCGCTGACGAGGTCGACCAGGTCGCCGTCCTCCCAGCCGAGGTGACGGATGTCGTCGGGGTTCACGAACACGACGCGGCGCCCGTTCTTGACGCCGCGGTAGCGGTCGTCGAGCCCGTAGATCGTGGTGTTGAACTGGTCGTGGCTGCGCATCGTCTGCAGCAGCAGCCGTCCCTCGGGCACGGCCAGGACGTCGAGCGGCACCACCGAGAAGATCGCCCTGCCCACCGCCGTCGGGAAGGTGCGCGAGTCGCGGGGCGGGTGCGGGAGCACGAACCCGCCGGGCCGCTCGACCTTCTCGTCGTAGGCCGCGCACCCGGGCACGACGTTCGCGATGCGACGCCGGATGGCCGAGTAGTCGGCCCGCAGGTCGGCCCACGGGATCTCGTAGGCCGCGCCGAGGGTCGCCAGCGCGAGCGAGCAGACGATGTCGACCTCCGAGCGCAGGTGCTCCGAGGCCGGTTCGAGCGGACCCTTCGACGCGTGGACCGCGGACATGGAGTCCTCGACGGTCACGCGCTGCTCCCGGCCGCCGGTGAGGTCCTTCTCCGAGCGGCCCAGCACGGGCAGGATCAGCGCCTCGCGGCCGGTGA
It encodes the following:
- the rpmG gene encoding 50S ribosomal protein L33, producing MASKSSDVRPKITLACVECKERNYITKKNRRNDPDRLELAKFCPRCRKHTAHRETR
- a CDS encoding DNA-3-methyladenine glycosylase I produces the protein MGPLTGADGLARCPWAGDQPGLMRDYHDHEWGRPVHGEAAHLERLTLEAFQSGLSWSTILRKREAFREVFRGFDADTVARFDDADRARLMDDARIVRNRLKIEAAVTNARATVALREAGGLEALVLSFAPEHPPAPTDTAAVATTSPESVALSKGLKKRGFVFVGPTTMQALMEATGVFDPHLVGCFRRAG
- a CDS encoding FAS1-like dehydratase domain-containing protein produces the protein MDATIVGRSYPPAPPHEVTEPSVRAFVEATGGRYDGGPAPATYPIVPAFDAMMGFLEAEALDLARIVHGEQRFAHERPVVPGDVLTVALTVATLRQIGGNDIIGTTSRVTDAAGALVCTGSATLVHRGNA
- a CDS encoding sensor histidine kinase, producing the protein MSAERDLRLAETRLRSLWDLHPDAVFSLDLEGRFLSVNPAAFGISGRGADELVGHSFLELLLDEDVEEVAGHFAGILGGETRIFETRFVRGDGSVGDLEVIGIPIVVDDEMVEVYGIAEDITARRDLERSLAESRRVAESANAAKSAFLATMSHEIRTPLTSVLAAAELLDDTTLSDRQRRLVTVMGRSGERLLRLVNDVLDFSRVEAGRVELVAAAFDLHDVVEDTALIVRGALDERGLDFVTEVAPDVPRRVVGDAARIAQVLTNLIDNATKFTHVGGVGLAVEAEGEGPDTVDLRFTVTDTGIGMTEEVQGQVFERFRQADSSITREFGGTGLGLAISRNLVTLMGGVLEVSSAPGRGSAFTFAVPLARAGAS
- a CDS encoding pirin family protein, with amino-acid sequence MSTLDEHPEEVTCTAGPAEGVEVMTPREVPLGGPRAMTVRRTLPSRARSLIGAWCFLDHYGPDPVAESGGMVVPPHPHTGLQTVSWLFTGEIEHRDSAGHHAIVRPGEVNLMTAGRGISHSEVSTGATTTLHGAQLWVALPEHARDADPGFVHHAPAPVRRPGLEARVFLGALLDVVSPVPTATPLLGAELLLEPGAATTLDVDPAFEHGVLVDAGAVRVGGRDAAAHDLVYLPPGAASLDLVAGPDPVRLLLLGGPPFGEAIVMWWNFVARTHEEVVASRREWQEQVGDGSTLADGRFGVPTGEPRPPIPAPPMPQVRLRERR
- a CDS encoding amidase encodes the protein MTQVSAHDDDALGDHDAVGLVAALHEGAVSVPEVVEAAIRRVERVDPLLGAMAFTAYDRARVEARDPRGGFFAGVPTVVKDNVDVAGMPTREGTDAWVARPAPADGDFARMYLATGLLSLGKSQLSEFGFSAAAEHPRLGAVRSPWSTEHVAGASSAGSAALVASGALPIAHANDGGGSIRIPAAVNGLVGLKPTRGRLAQDRALREMPVRIVSDGVLTRSVRDTAAFLREAEHVYRNLSLPPVGDLTRPGRKRLRVALNTSGAGGVGASPEVRELTLRTAVLLEELGHHVEEVEAPTPPGFRDDFLLYWASLALVLLRTGRRQHGRSWDPDRLDHLTRGLARHATRNLHRLPGAVRRLRRSSVLLARHHEAHDVTLTPTLAHETPLVGHLDPTQPYETVIDRLTTWVAFTPLQNATGEPAISLPLATSAQGLPVGMMFGAAAGHEAVLLELAYELEEASPFARIGGSVGG